One genomic region from Pseudomonas sp. R5-89-07 encodes:
- a CDS encoding dermonecrotic toxin domain-containing protein: MPDPTQAPTANPIQQSVAAQFRTRPTLRSVTAKMLADNLREKYPPLTQPLDSLRLAQPRSGGGRALVPLLDIALDHLAEGSFPDLSARDGLDCYLSDASGTRLTYTTDQPRDYDLQVIAQLIGELPRIIFVGFQDALAAYWGQSSNAGNSRWRWLAQVLQGRMRRAAVQDVGADSQHLQMLSVLTRYPDRENRARQPEPGNRIHAYTLETRLERAGSDLTVQSSDILLVSGTQVLLCGLAGRIESFASLDAFGLAWGTRMNERFIADKITWRQYEPDGDIFEVQAALILNQHLEDLAALPLPGNSSVAALEQVFTDLTDPARDLVDVPVMSRAVTEDALPDWLKQATPQDRFAYHQCLLEQAVIKRQILGDHDLDPLDTIETYAANHLEHQMCLDRNEHLYGKRSCSEEALAGGYKAADLKLTFHVPVGSLEGGYIEQVHMSLVELALKNLSGAPKGRLELGHTGDRELEDWLTADYILQLVQRVNVGHNYPEYLRQQLQGDNPVAQKRRRLFREQRPVQLKTQALELAIKGEAGLTHSGFRCVSAVLNADRADRWVGSDEIVMRPLALLRKPGADADVVQNMFIIEPLNLDHGPHLLFRPAYPDPLHEYASRADLLAAIATPGALQDSVLTWLKDSVQSIYNDGGFKEPRYLRFGTGSDFDALPQVPTPATLTGADDVSGIEIRNAQNSGKLLDYLFGCDAQQLLDRADNASTSNDESRWARLLEGLQLGFNTLLMAVRGPIAAVGWLLQLVLSLKHDLPALESKDPTARELAWIDLLMNISMLLMHHQSLGEPPARQPTESIDTEPALAKLPFRRPSHDPMPATTTVIERGAVGLPSEPPGSGKTLLDFDRSLAGDNASARLLEKLLGYNVPWPNPVPAPIEIGAYKGLYRIDGQLHASVGSLLFRISIVPGFGEVFIIHPVKIDHPGIPIKTDGSGHWSLDRGLKLLGGGPKRLADLRQKNREQMQELLTRVQASDILTRDELEPPVKQSIEQMTIASQNLTEQRRKLTIVWKLVEAATPAQKAALDSRHQTEIQNYERRSTQYRILLDTLSERATKLLAARKEKFKLGEELTKVAGAGTHIQKMEEVLESSLGDALRLYEYEREWLNGLQVSRTGEPMRQMVHRAIIEAALGDRSNYEEYTAKSLERADTWDRMARSTSSMEDLLDQLGKFSPAGRTKRDQWLNKFSAPQMFFSANLKLYALVPLAHASIDMSQVILSPQERLYADRLQDLDLDQTSLSHIEVRSSNDYPLNEQRDLYESLLEKYRRYETTFQALKGLDSTRVDSAASTRLLERLQYAQALAENELETVVRKQEELEVELPVSKTLRPKAATKRLFKTRKKEYFIGDVKPASGRVPNEQIQIADPLTGEVLAAFEEHEDGWVDTTEKEAEPPPAVTGLSLAALRSKGQELISERRGIEAEINTQREKVEDPATRQKVNPADWDALLTKHAAKFTALADELAGAHSDKPSAQGLIDEYRAQARDLTRLGQQLCSKAYKLQWPTQESVTYLWEHGEIDINLTSAADPDRPTLSGDFFVEYAVYDKRTKPPQVLWYAHFHYPTAKTPPAGYSRAHLKLRDQRKFTQKDLLKKHVQEYLNNLKEPGSSPVTKIIYMLIEAPLDAVFLKIAPTPSKRS, from the coding sequence AGCACGCGACGGGCTGGACTGCTACCTCAGCGACGCCAGCGGTACCCGGCTCACCTACACCACCGATCAGCCACGCGACTATGACCTGCAGGTGATCGCGCAACTGATCGGGGAACTGCCGCGTATTATTTTCGTCGGTTTCCAGGACGCCCTGGCCGCGTACTGGGGGCAATCGAGCAACGCCGGCAACAGCCGCTGGAGATGGCTGGCGCAGGTGCTACAGGGCCGTATGCGTCGTGCGGCCGTGCAAGACGTGGGCGCCGATAGCCAACACTTGCAGATGCTGAGCGTGCTGACCCGCTATCCCGACCGGGAAAACCGCGCCCGCCAACCAGAGCCGGGCAACCGGATCCACGCCTATACCCTGGAAACGCGGCTGGAACGCGCCGGCAGCGACCTGACCGTGCAGTCCAGCGACATTCTGTTGGTCAGTGGCACACAGGTGCTGCTGTGCGGGCTGGCGGGGCGGATTGAATCCTTCGCCAGCCTGGATGCCTTCGGCCTGGCCTGGGGTACGCGCATGAACGAGCGGTTCATCGCCGATAAAATCACCTGGCGGCAATACGAGCCCGATGGCGATATCTTCGAGGTGCAAGCCGCGTTGATCCTCAACCAGCACCTGGAGGATCTTGCCGCCCTGCCCTTGCCGGGCAACTCGAGTGTGGCGGCGCTGGAGCAGGTCTTCACCGACCTTACGGATCCGGCGCGCGATTTGGTCGACGTGCCGGTCATGTCCCGTGCCGTCACCGAAGACGCCTTGCCCGACTGGCTAAAGCAAGCCACCCCGCAAGATCGCTTTGCCTACCACCAATGCCTGCTTGAGCAAGCGGTGATCAAGCGCCAGATCCTCGGCGATCACGACCTCGACCCGCTGGATACCATTGAGACCTATGCGGCCAACCATCTGGAACACCAAATGTGCCTGGACCGCAATGAGCACCTCTACGGCAAACGCAGCTGCAGCGAGGAAGCGCTGGCTGGCGGTTACAAGGCCGCCGACCTGAAGCTGACGTTCCATGTTCCCGTCGGCTCCCTGGAAGGAGGCTACATCGAACAGGTGCACATGAGCCTGGTCGAGCTGGCGCTGAAAAACCTTTCCGGCGCGCCCAAGGGTCGCCTGGAACTGGGCCACACCGGTGACCGTGAGCTCGAAGACTGGCTGACCGCCGATTACATCCTGCAACTGGTGCAACGGGTCAATGTCGGCCACAACTACCCTGAATACCTTCGCCAGCAACTGCAGGGCGACAACCCAGTCGCGCAAAAACGCCGGCGCCTGTTCCGTGAGCAGCGCCCTGTGCAACTGAAGACCCAGGCGCTGGAACTGGCAATCAAGGGCGAAGCCGGGCTGACCCACAGTGGATTTCGCTGCGTGAGCGCGGTGCTCAATGCCGACCGCGCAGACCGCTGGGTCGGCAGCGACGAAATCGTCATGCGACCACTGGCACTCTTGCGTAAACCAGGGGCCGACGCCGATGTCGTGCAGAACATGTTCATCATCGAGCCGCTGAACCTGGACCACGGGCCACACCTGCTGTTTCGCCCGGCCTATCCGGACCCACTGCACGAATATGCCAGCCGCGCAGACCTGCTGGCCGCCATCGCCACCCCTGGCGCGCTGCAAGACAGCGTGCTGACCTGGCTGAAAGACAGTGTTCAATCGATTTACAACGACGGAGGATTCAAAGAGCCACGCTACCTGCGCTTTGGCACAGGCTCGGACTTCGACGCTCTGCCCCAAGTGCCAACGCCAGCCACACTGACGGGCGCCGATGATGTAAGCGGCATCGAAATACGCAACGCACAAAACAGCGGCAAGCTGCTGGACTATCTCTTCGGGTGCGATGCCCAGCAATTGCTGGACCGGGCTGACAATGCGTCCACGTCCAATGATGAAAGCCGCTGGGCGCGGCTCCTCGAAGGCCTGCAACTGGGCTTCAACACGCTGTTGATGGCGGTACGCGGACCGATAGCCGCCGTGGGCTGGCTGTTGCAGCTGGTGCTAAGCCTCAAGCACGACCTGCCGGCGCTTGAAAGCAAAGACCCGACGGCCCGAGAACTGGCCTGGATCGATTTGCTGATGAACATCAGCATGTTGCTGATGCACCACCAATCATTGGGCGAACCACCCGCGCGGCAACCGACTGAAAGCATCGATACCGAACCGGCGCTCGCCAAGTTGCCGTTCAGGCGCCCGTCGCACGACCCGATGCCGGCGACGACTACGGTGATCGAGCGCGGCGCGGTAGGCCTGCCGTCCGAACCTCCGGGGTCGGGCAAGACCTTGCTGGACTTCGATCGCTCGCTGGCCGGCGACAACGCCTCGGCGCGCCTGTTGGAGAAGCTGCTGGGCTATAACGTGCCGTGGCCCAACCCGGTACCGGCGCCCATCGAGATCGGCGCCTATAAAGGCCTGTATCGCATCGACGGGCAGCTGCATGCATCAGTAGGCAGCCTACTGTTCCGGATCAGCATCGTGCCGGGATTTGGCGAGGTGTTTATCATTCACCCGGTGAAAATCGACCATCCGGGAATCCCGATCAAAACCGACGGCAGCGGCCACTGGAGCCTGGACCGGGGCTTGAAACTGCTGGGCGGTGGCCCGAAGCGACTGGCCGACCTGCGCCAGAAAAACAGAGAGCAGATGCAAGAGTTGCTCACGCGTGTCCAAGCCAGCGATATTCTCACCCGCGATGAGCTCGAACCGCCGGTCAAGCAATCCATCGAACAAATGACCATTGCCAGCCAGAACCTTACTGAGCAGCGCAGGAAACTCACGATAGTGTGGAAGCTCGTGGAAGCGGCCACCCCCGCGCAAAAAGCTGCGCTGGATTCGCGGCACCAGACTGAGATACAGAATTATGAGCGACGGTCCACCCAGTATCGGATTCTGCTGGATACCTTGAGTGAGCGCGCCACGAAGTTGCTGGCCGCCCGCAAGGAGAAATTCAAGCTAGGCGAGGAACTGACCAAAGTCGCAGGTGCGGGCACCCACATTCAGAAAATGGAAGAGGTACTCGAGAGCAGCTTGGGGGATGCCCTTCGCCTCTACGAATATGAACGCGAGTGGCTCAATGGTCTCCAGGTGTCCAGAACCGGTGAACCTATGCGCCAGATGGTACATAGGGCCATTATCGAAGCAGCCCTGGGTGACCGCAGCAACTATGAAGAGTACACCGCTAAATCCTTGGAGAGGGCTGACACATGGGACCGCATGGCCCGCTCCACCTCCTCGATGGAAGACTTGCTCGACCAGCTAGGGAAATTTTCACCCGCCGGGCGAACCAAACGTGATCAATGGCTGAACAAGTTCAGCGCGCCCCAGATGTTTTTCTCCGCGAACCTCAAACTCTACGCTCTGGTGCCGCTGGCGCATGCGAGCATTGATATGTCTCAGGTTATCCTTTCGCCGCAGGAACGCCTGTACGCAGACCGGCTGCAAGACCTCGACCTCGACCAAACCTCGCTCTCCCATATCGAGGTACGCAGCAGCAACGACTACCCGCTCAACGAGCAACGGGATCTCTACGAGTCACTCCTCGAAAAGTATCGGCGCTATGAAACGACGTTCCAGGCCCTCAAGGGCCTTGATTCCACACGCGTGGACTCTGCGGCGTCAACGCGACTTCTGGAACGCCTGCAATACGCCCAGGCCCTGGCCGAGAACGAATTGGAAACCGTGGTGCGCAAGCAGGAGGAACTGGAGGTAGAACTGCCGGTGTCGAAAACCCTGCGCCCCAAGGCAGCGACAAAGCGGCTGTTCAAGACCCGCAAAAAAGAATACTTCATTGGCGATGTGAAACCTGCCAGCGGACGCGTTCCCAACGAACAAATACAAATAGCCGACCCGTTGACCGGTGAGGTGCTTGCCGCCTTTGAAGAGCATGAGGATGGCTGGGTCGACACGACCGAGAAAGAAGCCGAGCCGCCACCGGCCGTGACGGGGTTGTCACTGGCGGCCCTTCGAAGCAAGGGCCAGGAACTGATCAGCGAGCGCCGCGGCATTGAGGCCGAGATAAACACCCAGCGTGAGAAAGTCGAAGATCCCGCCACGCGGCAAAAGGTCAACCCGGCCGACTGGGATGCCCTGCTCACCAAGCACGCTGCAAAGTTCACCGCCCTCGCCGATGAGCTGGCCGGCGCCCATTCGGACAAGCCCTCGGCGCAAGGCCTGATCGATGAGTACCGGGCCCAGGCCAGGGACTTGACGCGCCTGGGACAACAGCTGTGCAGCAAAGCCTACAAACTGCAATGGCCGACCCAGGAAAGCGTCACGTACCTCTGGGAGCACGGTGAAATCGACATCAACCTGACCAGCGCCGCCGACCCGGATCGGCCCACCCTCAGTGGGGATTTCTTCGTCGAATACGCGGTGTATGACAAGCGCACCAAACCCCCGCAGGTGCTGTGGTACGCACACTTTCACTACCCAACGGCCAAAACACCGCCGGCCGGCTACAGCCGCGCGCACTTGAAGCTACGAGACCAACGTAAATTCACCCAGAAGGATCTGCTGAAAAAACACGTGCAGGAATATTTGAACAACCTGAAGGAGCCCGGCAGTAGCCCGGTGACCAAAATCATCTACATGCTGATCGAAGCCCCCCTGGACGCGGTGTTCCTGAAGATCGCCCCGACGCCATCCAAGCGGTCATGA